The genomic region CCCGACATGACCAATATAGACAAAGTTAGGCCCATCATATACACCAATCGCGACGGCATTCACGATACCGTTCCGGTAAGTGACTCCTCCGATCATGGCATATACATCATGCATGATTTTGACCTTCTGCCAGCGCTGGTCCTTGCCCTGAATGCCGTAGCTGCTGGTGAGATCCTTGCAGACGATGCCTTCCATCTGGTGCTGTCTCATGACCGTAAGCAGGGAAGCAGCATCAAGCGTATTGGTGACCTCCTGAACATGGGGAGCGGTGTTGAGAACCTCGTGCAACAGGCGTTGTCGATCTGCCAATGGCTGATCCGTCACCCATTTTCCCTCATAGAAGAGGATATCAAATACCATATAAGTAACCGGAATCTGATGTATGGCCTGGGCGATACCTTCGGGCCTGCTCATGCGATCCCTTCTAAGTACGTGATAAAACGAAGGTTTTCCGGTGTCAGGGTCCAGCGCAATCACTTCTCCATCCAAGATATAGGAGGAACCGGAGCATAGATTACGTGGTGTTACCAATTCGGGATATTGTGCGGTTCGATCATGCAATCTGCGATTCACCAGACGCAGCTCATGCCCGTCCTCATAGGCAAGCATGCGAACTCCATCCCATTTGATCTGGGCAATCCATTGGGGGCCTGTAGGCAAGGTATCCCGAGATATGGGTTCGAACGGAATCAACGGTTTGAACATGGAGAACTCCTTTCTCGTACCAACCTGTTGGAACAGGTTAATTCGGAAGTTTGTTATATTTTTGAAAATGGGACTTCATATGATGCACCAGAATGAGCAATAACGGAAGCGCTATGCCGCAGGTCAAATCCCAGTCAATCCAATAGGGAATGATGACCTTGAGATAAAAGTTCTCGTTCGGAGAGATCAGAATGGACATGGCTAGAATCAGGATGGAACCCGGCAGAATCAGTGAACGATAACTGGACAAACGAAACAAGTGAGCGATGCCAAGGACAAAACTGTAGAAGAACAGGGCGGCTTTGAAAAAAACGGCAATAAGCCAGACTGATGCCATGAAGGCTTCAATCCGTTGCATGAAGTTTCCGATATTGATCTTCTGTGAAAGGTTGAATGAGGCGAACCAGTGATGCTGTGTCATCCATGGTCCCATGACGAGCAGACACATACTCAGCGTCAGTGTAAGTAACAATCCACCAATCGTGCCCGCTAACAGGATGTCTTTCTCCAGATGGGGTTCCTTTTTCGTGTAGGGGAAGAGCATCATGAAGATGCACAGCTCGCAGTAGGGATATGTGAGTACAGCGACAAAACCTTTGAGTGGATTAAGAAATCCTTGTGCAAGTACCGGTTGGATATTGGCCAAATGTACATGGGGGATTAGACACACCGTCAGAATAAGCAGAAACAACACGACCAGAGGAAGAAAGACCTCGGCACTCTTACCGATGCTCTCCAGACCCGATAGAAGCCCCCAGACAAGCGCACACATAAAAGCCAAATGCAGAACCAATAATGGAGATTCAGGTAAGATCTGAGTAGCCATAAAATCGCCAATCTCTCTGATGAACGTTGAGGTACTGATCAGGAAATAAAAAAGGTAAAAAGAGCTAAACAAGGCCCCAATCCAAGGTCCCAGTGTGCGAAGGGCGTTCTGAATCAGGTTCAAACGGGGATGCAGTTTGTAGGTAACAAGCATAATGAAAAGTATGCCGAAGCCGCCTGCGACTCCCAATAAGGCGGATAACCAGGCATCCTGTTGTGCGTAGGATGTAATCATGGAAGGAAAGACCAAAATTTGCTCCCCAATCGTGCACAGGAACATTAGTGAAGCGAGCTGCCTAACAGTCAAGCGCTCCTTTTCAATCATAGGGTATCTCCTTAACGTATCTTGTCTGTGTATATGGATAGGATGCGCCAATTGTTCCAGTTTTATAAATAGGCAACCAAAAAGCCCGGATAGCTGACCTCTCTCTGTGATGAAGAGAACTCAGTTACCCGGGCTTGCTTATGTGACTTATGAGCGATTGAAATCGAATTACGCAAAATAAAAAATCAGTTTGCAGTGGTCAGACTGATACGGATATTCTGTGGATCTACCGTAAACCAGGTATCTTCCACTTGTGTAACGGCTGCGCCGGATTGACGTAATTGTTCAAGCGCCTGTTGTACTTCTTCCTTCGTGGCATAAACAATGGTGAAGTAGTCAATTCCTGTAGCGTTATCCGGATTAACAGGCGCGTTCACTCCTGCCCAGATATTTAGTCCCAGATGGTGATGATAGCCGCCAGCAGAAACAAATAGTGCAGACATGTTGGCGAAGTTACCTACGATATCAAAACCGAGTATGCCGGTGTAGAAATTGCGAGCTTCTTCCAGGCTGCGGACGTGGAAATGCACGTGACCAATGACTGTGCCAGCAGGCAGACCCTGCCAAGGTTCATTCTCCGATAAGGCAAAGAGGCTTTCCACATCAACAGGATCACTTGCCATCACGTAATTATTGTCGCTATCCCGTTTCCAGGTGTCACGTGCTCGGTCAGCATAGATCTCAATCCCGTTCAGATCGGGATCAGAGATGTAGAAGGCTTCACTGACCAGATGATCTCCTTGGCCGATATCAATACCAGATGCAGCCAGATTACGCAGAGCAAGACCCAGGGACTTACGGTCAGGCAGCAGGATGGCAAAATGATACAAGCCTGCGTGTGAGCGTTCAGGCAAGGTAATTCCATCCGTCAGTTCTTCCAATCGCAACAGAGATTGTTTTCCGTCTGCTGTTAACGTAGCCACTTTGCCACTCTGCTCCAGCAATTTCAGTCCGACCACATTAGTATAGAACTGGATTGAACGGTCGAGATTTTTAATCCGTAGGCTCACTTCACCCAGATGGGTTGTGGCAGGAATTTGATACGTTGTATTCATATTTATATCCTCCTGATGATGTGATTATAGATAATAGGGCTTAGCGTTTGATTGCGAGTATGCGTTGAATCGAATTATTGGATTGCACTCGGTTGAAGCAGAAGTTCAGGTTAACTGTATATTCATAAATAAGTTACTTTTCATAAGTTAATATAAAATATAAATCACCTTTCGTCAATCGTATTTTACGATTATAGCTGGAGTTTTATTGGCATGAATTGTTTGATAGTTCTGTGAAAACAAAAAAATCCGACTGTAAAGCCGGACCTGAGTTGGATTCATTACATGAGGCAAAGCTTATAACGAAATCGTTCTTGCTTGGGCGACAATCAAACCTTTGGTTTGGGCGTGGCCTTTTTTCTTTTGGCTGGAGCAGGTGCGTCCGATTCTCCCCCGGCAACAGCTTGAGCAGACGTTTTTCGAGGTGCACGTTTCTTGGGCTTGGCCGTTGTTGTCCCAGGGTCAGTCGGAATGGGCTTCACGGCCTCGATGCTTGCCTGCAACGCAGCCATCAAATCCATTACATTGGCTTCAGGTTTGGCTGGAGCAATTTTGATTTCTTCGCCTGCCACTTTGTGCTGAATGAGATCCAGCAGTTTGCTGCGGTAGTCATCGTTGTATTTACCGGGTTCAAAAGGCGTGGACAATTGGTCAATTAGCAGCTTTGCCATCGTGAGTTCCTTCTCATTCACGTTCTGTACTTCCGGCAAGTTGGGCACCTGGGAGACAGGACGAATCTCGTCCGGGTAAAAAATTGTCTCCATGGAGAGGCAATCTTCCAGCACGCGTATGGCAGCGAGACTGCTTTTGGAGCGGATGGAGATTTTGGCGATGCCAATTTTGCCGGTATCCCGCATCGCATTCATCAACAGCTGGTAGGCGTTACCCCCAGCCTGATCGGGCGATAGGTAATATGTTTTCTGAAAATAGATGGGATCAATCTCAGTCAAGTCAACAAAATCCAGTATCGTAATGGTTTTACTGGTGGAATCATTTAACGCTTCCAATTCATCTTTCTCGAAGAGTACGAATTTTCCCTTTTCATATTCATAGCCTTTGGTGATCTCTTCCCACTTTACGTCCACTTCACACGATGGACATTGACGAACATAAGCGAGCGGGCTGCCGCAGACTTTATGGATGTAACGCATGGAGATGTCTTTGTCTTCGGTAGCCGAGAACATTTTGACAGGGACATGTACAAGGCCAAAACTGATTGCGCCTTTCCAGACGGTATGCATAGGTCGGCTCCTTTCGAAAGGGTACACTTTTATTCAGTAGTATGGGCATCTGGTGCAATGGATAATCGTCTTATGGATGAATGAATTCGTATGGTTCGGCGAGACTCGGGGATGATAACAGAAGTGATTTCGCAATGATTAAGCCGGGAGGTGCCGAAATGAGTAACAGACGGGATGAAGAGGAAGCGCATAAGCATGCTTTTACTCCGTATCCTCTTGCTGATGCCGAAAGCGCTGAAGAATTTTATACACCAGCAACAGCTGTGAATTGGGAAGCAGTCACTTCGGAAGAATTACCCCTTGACCGGGAGTCGTTCATGCTCGACATTGACCGGATGGTAAATGAAGGGTTAGGTGGAGGACAGGTTACGGAAGATAACGGTCATATTGGTGAAAGTACAACAGATAGCATGGTTCGTGAGTCACATGATGATCCGGAAGGGGAGTATGAATAAGATGATGGATGCAAAGCGCGCCAAAGCGATCTATGATTCCAAGGATACCATTGCTGTGACACTGGAAGGAGATCCGGTGTGGATTGAGAATGTGGATGAAGCCAATGGCATGGCGACCGTTCAGGTTGGCAGCAGGCCGGGAAATACCCAAACGGTACGTGTGGATCGGTTGGAGGAGTAGATACAGATAGAGCGTAGTGCTTGAGGAATTGTTGTGAAAAAAAGCTGGAATATGTACGTAAGATGGCCGGTACCGGGAGGTGCCGGTTTTTTGTTTTTCCTAGAGAATGTCTGCAAACTCCGAAGGAAGCGAGTTTGCAGACATGGCCTAATAATGCACGTTTATATTTCCGCTTGTTTCCTTCGATGTTGCGGGGGAAGAAAGGGACCGATATAATAAGGTTCAAAGTGAACTCAGGCGGCTGGACCGCCAAAGGTGGGGCGAATATTGAATCAGACGCACGAGCAGTGGGTGTATCAATCCCATGGCATTGCAGATACAGAAGCGCTCGCGTCCGCACTCGCCAGACAGGCAAACGCCGGCATGGTGATTGCGCTGGATGGTGATCTGGGCGCGGGGAAAACGGCATTTTCACAGAAATTTGCCTGGCATTTGGGTGTACGTGATGTGGTGAGCAGTCCCACATTTACGCTAATCAAGGAATATGAAGGGCGCCTGCCCTTGTATCACATGGATGTATATCGCATTTCGCTGGAAGAAGCGGATGAGCTTGGACTTGATGAATATTTCTATGGAGCCGGAGTCAGTCTGGTGGAGTGGTCAAGCATCATTCCCGAATTGCTGCCGCAAGAGCACTTGCATGTACAGATTGAGACAACGGGCCTAGAGGATCGAACGATTACACTGGATGGGTACGGCGAGACTTATGCAGCCATGTGCCGACAGTTCAGACAGAATGGAGTCAAATGATGATGGAAGATTTACAAAAAGAGCCGCGTCAGCGGTTTTTGGCGTTGGATACATCCACCGCAGTGATGGCAGCTGCGATGATGGAAGATCATGCGCTTCTGGAAGAACGCAATGAGCGGGCTGAGCGTAACCATTCGGTACACGTTGTACCCGTAATGGAGCAGTTGCTGGCCGCCAGCAGCACAGAGCCTGGTCAGCTGGACGGTATTGCCGTCGGCGTTGGCCCAGGCTCATACACGGGCATCCGCATTGCGGTGACCGCGGCGAAGACACTGGCCTGGGCGTGGGACATCCCCGTAGCCGGGGTGTCCAGCCTTCAGGCCATCGCCTGGGGCGGCTGGCACAGCGGCCTTGCCGCCAAGGCAGAAGCTGCGGCAGAGGATGCCGCAGCAGGGGCTGGCGGAACGCCATCCGCGGACCAGGGCAGCACAGGTGCTGCCCCTGTCCACTGGATCGTTCCGCTTGTGGATGCACGGCGCGGTCAAGCGTGCACCGCGCTGTTTGCCTCCGCCGGGAGCGATGCGCCCCGGCGTCTGGCGCCTGATGCCATCCGCAAGATGGACGGATGGCTGGAAGCCCTCGCCGCCCGCATGGCGGAGGCGGCGCCGGAAGAGCGGCCCGTAGCCGTCTGGTTCGTCGGCGAGACGGGCCCTCATGCTGCGGCAGCGGCGGAGCTTCGCTGCCCCGCAGGAACGGCGCTCCAGCTCGTACCTTATGAGCTGGAAGGCCGCTGGGTTGGGCGCCTAGGCGCCGCCGCGCTGCTTGCAGGTCAGCGTGATGACGTGCATGCGCTGGTGCCGAACTACACCCAGCTGTCTGAAGCGGAAGCCAATCTGCTGCGCAAAGGCTAAAAGAGGTTGTTCAAAAAGTCCGCTTTTGATTACGAAGGATACCTGGTGGCATCATCAGCATCGAATATGGAATTCAGCCGAAATAAGCGGGGGGCTTACGAAGTATGTTTCCTTTGGAAACATTGTAGTTGCTCACGTAGTTTGTTCTACGCTCCGCTACTCCATTTCTAGCTTCATCCCATCTTCTCGGTACTGAAAACCGGTCTTTTTGAACACGCACTAAAGGGGGAGGGGAAGCAGATGGACAACGTGGCGAATAATAAGCAGGAAGCAGCGCTTCAGTTCAGGTTCATGACACTCGCGGATATTCCCGATGTGATGGAGATTGAACATGAGGCCTTTACCCTGCCCTGGACGGAAGAAGCATTTCAAAATGAATTGACACACAATCATTTTGCTAAATATATGGTGATGGAATTAGAAGGAAAATCCATTGGCTATGCAGGTATGTGGACAATCATGGATGAAGCCCATATTACCAATATTGCAGTTAGAGGCGCGTATCGTGGACGCAAGCTTGGTGAAAAGTTGCTGGACGAATTAATGAGTACGGCAGCTTATCTCGGGATGGAACGAATGACGCTGGAGGTCAGAGTGTCGAACAGCATTGCCCAGCGTTTATATCAGAAAAAAGGGTTTGAATCGGCGGGTCTTCGTAAAGGGTATTACTCCGATAATGGGGAAGATGCGATGATTATGTGGGCGAACTTGCCGTCTGCAGGCCGGAGCGGCGAAGAGGAAGGAAGCGTACTGGATTCATGAACGAACTCAATGAAAAAATAAATGCTACACCCTCCTATATTTTGGCGGTGGAGACAAGCTGTGATGAAACATCGGTAGCTGTAGTCAAGGATGGACGTGAAGTACTATCCAATCTGATCTCAAGTCAGATCGAGACCCATAAGGCATTTGGCGGCGTTGTACCTGAAGTGGCTTCACGCAAACATGTCGAAGTGATTACGTTGATGCTGGAACAGGCCATAGAACAGTCCGGCATTCGTCCGCGTGATCTGAGTGCGATTGCTGTGACGCAAGGTCCGGGACTGGTCGGGGCATTGCTGGTAGGAATCGTTGCAGCCAAAACGCTGGCGATGGCACTGGGCAAACCGCTCATTGGCACACATCATATTGCTGGGCATATCTATGCCAACCGACTTACTCATGAACTGAAATATCCGGCAATGGCACTGGTCGTATCCGGTGGACATACAGAACTCGTGCATATGGAATCCGAGGGCAAGTTCAAACTGATTGGCCGTACGCGTGATGATGCTGTAGGTGAGGCGTATGACAAAGTAGCACGTGCATTGGGCTGTCCTTATCCGGGAGGTCCGCATGTGGACCGGATGGCGTCTGAAGCGGAGAATGTGGTCCCATTGCCACGGGTGTGGCTGGAAGCAGGTTCGTATGATTTCAGTCTCAGTGGTCTGAAGTCTGCTGTACTGAATGCGCTCAATCAGGCCAAAATGCGCGGCGAAACGTTGGAGCCATCTGCGGTTGCCCGTGGTTTCCAGGAAGCTGTCGTAGAAGTGTTGGTGGAGAAAGCCGTAAGAGCAGTTCGTGAGTACGGTTCACGGCAATTACTGTTATGCGGTGGTGTTGCAGCTAACCGGGGGTTGCGCTCGGCGTTACAAGAGCGTTGTGCGAAGGAAGGGCTTGAACTATTAATACCGCCGATGGAATATTGTACGGATAATGCGGCCATGATTGGAGCGGCTGCGTATCTGAAATGGCAACGGGGAGAAATCTCTGAGTTTGATGCCAAAGCAGACCCTGGACTTTCTCTGGAGCAATGGTCTGTTCAATCCGTATAGGCAGGCCGTTTGAGATTAAGAGTTGACAGCCTGGAGGTGAAGAATGTATATTAGTTACAAATTTAAACAGGAATTTATCTTCCTGAACTGATAAACGCGATGAACAGGAATAGTAAGGTCATTCCCGGTCTTAGAGAGCTGCGGTATGGTGCAACGCAGTCGAAGGAAACCTGAAACTCACCTGGAAGCGGAACGATGGAACACGGTGACTCCCTGGGAGAATCCGAAGGCCAATTATGGCTCAAAGTACATGGTTACGGGTTGCCTCCGTGAATGGGCCGTTGTCGGTAGAGACCGTTATTACAAGGATTGACTGACGATAACTGAGGGGGCTTTCAGGCTGCTTCAAGTGATCCGGATATGCGAAAGCATTCAGGGGTTGTCTTGAATGAACAGGAAGGAAGTCAACAAGAGTGGTACCGCGAAGGTGAACAGCCTGTCGTCTCTTGCATTAATGCATGAGGTGGCAGGCTTTTTTGATTTTCAAAATAAGGATGAATGAAGTTAGGTCATATTATAAATGTGATGAACGGGAGCAGTAGAAGGATAAGGCGCTCAGAGAGCTGCGGGGTGGTGCGACGCAGTGGCTGGAATCATTCGAATCTCGCCCGGGAACGGAGCTGTGGAAGCGTGGGGACGATATCAATCGCCCAGTTGTCCTGATGGACAACGACATGTGTTACACAGCAACGGTTAACCCCCGTTATAGGGTGTTTCTCCGAATTCCAGTGGTGTCGTGCGTGCATGCACAATCCAGCGAATATCGGAGACGACGAGGTGGATGGAGTCCGGCGCAAGTCTGGCACATCAAGCGAGAGTGGTACCGCGGAGGGGATAATAACCCGCCGTCTCTTATATGAGATGGCGGGTTATTTGTGTTTGCTGCCGGCAGCAGGGTGGGCATGGGAATGGACCATATGGAGATTGAAAAATCAGAAGGTCAGGGTGTAAGTCGACGTACACTCTGTCATGAGGGTAAGCAGGATATGCAACGAACGAGCAATGAGCATGTAACATCAAGTAGAGGCACTAAACATTCAACAGGCTTTAATGATCACCAAGGACCAAACTACAAATGACATATGCTTTTACAAACAAAATATATAACTACAGCGAAAGGCGATCAACGAGTGTTCTATCCTCGTAGATCGTAACAAAAGGATTATAAAATTTGATGGAGGTCGATGAATATGACAACAACTAATAACAAACGCATGGTTGAAATTTTTGATACAACGCTGCGCGATGGAGAACAGGCACCGGGAGCGAGTCTGCAACCCGAGCAAAAGATCGAACTGGCACACCAACTGGCTTCTCTGGGCATCGACGTCATTGAGCCTGGATTCCCGATCTCCAGTCCAGGTGAGTTCGCGGCGGTTCAGGCGATTTCGAGACAGTTGCAGAACGTGGAAATCTGTGGATTTGCGCGTGCAGTCAAAGGCGATATCGATGCAGCTGTTCAAGCAACAGCGGATGCAGCACGGCGCCGAATTCACCTGTTTATCTCTTCTTCGGATATTCATATTGAGCATCAACTGCGCCGCCCGCGCAGTGAAGTGGTGGCTACGGCTCGTGAGATGGTATCTTATGCACGCCAGTTCACGGACATTGTAGAGTTTACCGCGATGGATGCAGCTCGGACGAAGATGGATGATCTGATCGAGATGGTCGAAGTAGCGATTGAAGCAGGGG from Paenibacillus sp. FSL R5-0341 harbors:
- a CDS encoding Ku protein gives rise to the protein MHTVWKGAISFGLVHVPVKMFSATEDKDISMRYIHKVCGSPLAYVRQCPSCEVDVKWEEITKGYEYEKGKFVLFEKDELEALNDSTSKTITILDFVDLTEIDPIYFQKTYYLSPDQAGGNAYQLLMNAMRDTGKIGIAKISIRSKSSLAAIRVLEDCLSMETIFYPDEIRPVSQVPNLPEVQNVNEKELTMAKLLIDQLSTPFEPGKYNDDYRSKLLDLIQHKVAGEEIKIAPAKPEANVMDLMAALQASIEAVKPIPTDPGTTTAKPKKRAPRKTSAQAVAGGESDAPAPAKRKKATPKPKV
- the rimI gene encoding ribosomal protein S18-alanine N-acetyltransferase; this translates as MDNVANNKQEAALQFRFMTLADIPDVMEIEHEAFTLPWTEEAFQNELTHNHFAKYMVMELEGKSIGYAGMWTIMDEAHITNIAVRGAYRGRKLGEKLLDELMSTAAYLGMERMTLEVRVSNSIAQRLYQKKGFESAGLRKGYYSDNGEDAMIMWANLPSAGRSGEEEGSVLDS
- a CDS encoding VOC family protein, encoding MNTTYQIPATTHLGEVSLRIKNLDRSIQFYTNVVGLKLLEQSGKVATLTADGKQSLLRLEELTDGITLPERSHAGLYHFAILLPDRKSLGLALRNLAASGIDIGQGDHLVSEAFYISDPDLNGIEIYADRARDTWKRDSDNNYVMASDPVDVESLFALSENEPWQGLPAGTVIGHVHFHVRSLEEARNFYTGILGFDIVGNFANMSALFVSAGGYHHHLGLNIWAGVNAPVNPDNATGIDYFTIVYATKEEVQQALEQLRQSGAAVTQVEDTWFTVDPQNIRISLTTAN
- the tsaE gene encoding tRNA (adenosine(37)-N6)-threonylcarbamoyltransferase complex ATPase subunit type 1 TsaE, whose protein sequence is MNQTHEQWVYQSHGIADTEALASALARQANAGMVIALDGDLGAGKTAFSQKFAWHLGVRDVVSSPTFTLIKEYEGRLPLYHMDVYRISLEEADELGLDEYFYGAGVSLVEWSSIIPELLPQEHLHVQIETTGLEDRTITLDGYGETYAAMCRQFRQNGVK
- a CDS encoding endospore germination permease — translated: MIEKERLTVRQLASLMFLCTIGEQILVFPSMITSYAQQDAWLSALLGVAGGFGILFIMLVTYKLHPRLNLIQNALRTLGPWIGALFSSFYLFYFLISTSTFIREIGDFMATQILPESPLLVLHLAFMCALVWGLLSGLESIGKSAEVFLPLVVLFLLILTVCLIPHVHLANIQPVLAQGFLNPLKGFVAVLTYPYCELCIFMMLFPYTKKEPHLEKDILLAGTIGGLLLTLTLSMCLLVMGPWMTQHHWFASFNLSQKINIGNFMQRIEAFMASVWLIAVFFKAALFFYSFVLGIAHLFRLSSYRSLILPGSILILAMSILISPNENFYLKVIIPYWIDWDLTCGIALPLLLILVHHMKSHFQKYNKLPN
- the tsaB gene encoding tRNA (adenosine(37)-N6)-threonylcarbamoyltransferase complex dimerization subunit type 1 TsaB; amino-acid sequence: MEDLQKEPRQRFLALDTSTAVMAAAMMEDHALLEERNERAERNHSVHVVPVMEQLLAASSTEPGQLDGIAVGVGPGSYTGIRIAVTAAKTLAWAWDIPVAGVSSLQAIAWGGWHSGLAAKAEAAAEDAAAGAGGTPSADQGSTGAAPVHWIVPLVDARRGQACTALFASAGSDAPRRLAPDAIRKMDGWLEALAARMAEAAPEERPVAVWFVGETGPHAAAAAELRCPAGTALQLVPYELEGRWVGRLGAAALLAGQRDDVHALVPNYTQLSEAEANLLRKG
- a CDS encoding H-type small acid-soluble spore protein → MDAKRAKAIYDSKDTIAVTLEGDPVWIENVDEANGMATVQVGSRPGNTQTVRVDRLEE
- the tsaD gene encoding tRNA (adenosine(37)-N6)-threonylcarbamoyltransferase complex transferase subunit TsaD codes for the protein MNELNEKINATPSYILAVETSCDETSVAVVKDGREVLSNLISSQIETHKAFGGVVPEVASRKHVEVITLMLEQAIEQSGIRPRDLSAIAVTQGPGLVGALLVGIVAAKTLAMALGKPLIGTHHIAGHIYANRLTHELKYPAMALVVSGGHTELVHMESEGKFKLIGRTRDDAVGEAYDKVARALGCPYPGGPHVDRMASEAENVVPLPRVWLEAGSYDFSLSGLKSAVLNALNQAKMRGETLEPSAVARGFQEAVVEVLVEKAVRAVREYGSRQLLLCGGVAANRGLRSALQERCAKEGLELLIPPMEYCTDNAAMIGAAAYLKWQRGEISEFDAKADPGLSLEQWSVQSV
- a CDS encoding DNA ligase, which produces MFKPLIPFEPISRDTLPTGPQWIAQIKWDGVRMLAYEDGHELRLVNRRLHDRTAQYPELVTPRNLCSGSSYILDGEVIALDPDTGKPSFYHVLRRDRMSRPEGIAQAIHQIPVTYMVFDILFYEGKWVTDQPLADRQRLLHEVLNTAPHVQEVTNTLDAASLLTVMRQHQMEGIVCKDLTSSYGIQGKDQRWQKVKIMHDVYAMIGGVTYRNGIVNAVAIGVYDGPNFVYIGHVGTGKLNSNTWRELTHQVDPLVRQDRPFHNIPERSAETTWVEPRIGVKVQYMELTHHRTLRHPSIQTFADVTREDCLANQLLQ